From the Sphingobium yanoikuyae genome, the window CTCAACGCGCTGCCCGATATCCTGACCGACAGTGCATTCGCGATCGAACTGGGCCGCTGGCTGGTGGGGGAGGCGGGCATCTATCTGACCCGTGTCGTCGACGTGAAGCAGAGCCAGGGTGAAACCTTCGTCGTCGTGGACGGGGGGCTGCATCATCAACTGGCCGCCAGCGGCAATTTCGGCACGGTCGTGCGGCGCAACTATCCGATCGCGGTCGCCAACCGCTTCGGGCGCGAACCGACCACCCAGCCGGTCAATGTCGTGGGCTGCCTTTGCACGCCGATCGACCGGTTGGGCGAAAAGGTCGCGTTGCCGCCAGTCGATGTCGGCGATTTCATCGCGATCTTCCTTGCCGGTGCCTATGGTGCGTCGGCAAGTCCCGCGGCCTTTCTTGGCCACCCAAGTCCTCGTGAACTATTACTTGGCTAATCCATGTCCGACAGCAGGCCTAACCCTATCTTTACCCTTTTCCGGCATGACGAGGATGAAGCCATGGGCCTGCACGCGATCATTTTTTCCGGTCGCGCGTCGGCTATGATGGTATGAAGGGGTGAATTTTATGCGTTTCCAGCGGATTTCCAGGCTCCTGATCGGTGCATCGCTGCCTGCGGTGGCCCTGTCGGGCTGCGCTTCGACCGGCTCCGCGCCGCAGCTTCCCCCCGCATCCTTCGTCGCGACCCAGGAGGGGCCGGGCGAGGAATATATCATCGGCCCGCTCGATAACCTGACCATCTTCGTCTGGCGCAACCCGGAACTGGGCGCCAAGGTGCAGGTGCGTCCCGATGGCCGCATCACCACGCCGCTGATCACCGACATGCCGGCCGTCGGCAAGACGCCCAAGATGCTGTCGGACGACATCAAGCTGGCGCTGTCGCAATATATCGAAAATCCGCTGGTGTCGGTGATCGTCGACAATTTCTCCGGCACCTACAGCCAGCAGGTGCGGATCGTCGGCGCGACCGAAAAGCCGGCCTCCATCCCCTATCGCGCGAACATGACGCTGCTTGACGCCATGATCTCGGTCGGTGGCCTCAGCGAATATGCGTCCGGCAATCGCGCCCGGCTGGTCCGCTTCGACAAGGCGAGCGGCAAGCAGAAGGAATATCAGGTCCGCATCGGCGACCTGCTCAAGAAGGGCGACACCAAGGCCAATGTCATGCTGGCGCCTGGCGACGTCATCATCATTCCGGAAAGCATGTTCTGATCATGGCGGGTCTGTACGACGAGCTGCTGGTCCTTCTCCACGGCATATGGAGCCGGCGCTGGATCGCGCTGGCCGTGGCCTGGGGCGTGTGTATGCTGGGCTGGCTGGGCGTGTCGCTCATCCCCAATGGCTATGAATCCAAGGCGCGGGTCTATGTGAACACCCAGTCGCTGCTGGAGGACAAGATCGGCATCACCCAGGTCCAGTCCCAGCAGGATCTCG encodes:
- a CDS encoding XrtA/PEP-CTERM system exopolysaccharide export protein, giving the protein MRFQRISRLLIGASLPAVALSGCASTGSAPQLPPASFVATQEGPGEEYIIGPLDNLTIFVWRNPELGAKVQVRPDGRITTPLITDMPAVGKTPKMLSDDIKLALSQYIENPLVSVIVDNFSGTYSQQVRIVGATEKPASIPYRANMTLLDAMISVGGLSEYASGNRARLVRFDKASGKQKEYQVRIGDLLKKGDTKANVMLAPGDVIIIPESMF